Part of the Desulfonatronovibrio magnus genome, GGGCTAAACCGTTACGATTTTTTCAAATAGGCATAGATATTGTTTCAGCCATCAGACCTTATGGATTGAAGGTGTGGTGTCAATCCATGAGGTCTAATCGTCCTACCGACTCACCGCCCCACTGCGTAATCCAGCAACCTGTTTTACAGTCAGCCCGGTTTTCAAGGCAATGGTCTCATCGTTCAGAACATCCAGCAGGTTTCGAGCTACGTTCAAGGTCGCCTCTTCCCGGCCTTCATCCCGAGCCGTATCCAGAACGTTTTTCAAATCCCGATAGTACTTCAGGCTGTCCTCGTACTTTTGTATCTCGTCCCTACTGAAATTGGCGATTTCGGCCACCTGGAAAAATTTCTCGAAGATCTGCTCCCGGAGTGCGTCCGGAATTTTGTCTAACCGGTCTAAGTGCTTTATGGCATAAAGCCACTTCTCGAACCGGGTTTCCAACTGGTCAAGGTTTTTTTGAAATTTGGGTAATGCCAGATAAATAAAGGTCAGTTTGTCGTAAAAAACCTTGTTGGTGACAATGTCCTGGAGCTTGATGTCATACCGGTACTTCTCAGGATCGTCCCTGTCCTCCTCAAAAACAAAATCCAGAATGCCGATGGTGTACACGGCCTTCAGTTCAAAATTCCAGTCCCCGCGCTGGGCCTGATGCTGAATCGGAAAGGTGGCGTAAAAAACACTGCGGTCCTTGAAAAAATTCTGTTTGGCCTTTTGCAGCTCCACGATGAATTTCTCGCCGCGCTCATTTTCGCAGTACAGATCAAAAATTGCCTTGCGGTCCAGACTGGTGTTGCCCAGATTTTCGTCTTTCAGATAGGTCAAATCAACGATCTGTCCCTGCTCGTCCTTGAGCAGTTCGTTCAGAAAGTCCCGCAACAAATCCTTGTGCGGCTCCTCGCCAAAAAGGCGCTTGAACCCATAGTCAGTAAAAAAATTTACATATCGATCCGTCAAATACGTCATAAATACCTCCTCCCTAACGCGGGATACTTCCGCAACCTAATCTGGGACAGTCCCCGCAACTCGCATTTCGATGTGCCGAAATTGGTGCTTGCGAGGGAAAAAAGCATGTACCGGGAATTAGCGCTCAGCGAGGGACAGTCCCAATGCCGAGCTACTATTCCCGCATTTGTCTCAAATTAACTTTTTTTATTGAAGCAATCAATGGGTAAGTCACTAAGCTTTTTCCGTGA contains:
- a CDS encoding Rpn family recombination-promoting nuclease/putative transposase, which codes for MTYLTDRYVNFFTDYGFKRLFGEEPHKDLLRDFLNELLKDEQGQIVDLTYLKDENLGNTSLDRKAIFDLYCENERGEKFIVELQKAKQNFFKDRSVFYATFPIQHQAQRGDWNFELKAVYTIGILDFVFEEDRDDPEKYRYDIKLQDIVTNKVFYDKLTFIYLALPKFQKNLDQLETRFEKWLYAIKHLDRLDKIPDALREQIFEKFFQVAEIANFSRDEIQKYEDSLKYYRDLKNVLDTARDEGREEATLNVARNLLDVLNDETIALKTGLTVKQVAGLRSGAVSR